In the Silurus meridionalis isolate SWU-2019-XX chromosome 6, ASM1480568v1, whole genome shotgun sequence genome, one interval contains:
- the LOC124387349 gene encoding B-cell receptor CD22-like isoform X4 has translation MELSQLFAVLLLISIIPVAQAQGSPKAVLTIIPDSQVINGERVVLKCEVQGIRGGQWTYSWYKYNNRLSEEEDGDYTFRQIMGIIIIRFVSESDSGDYTCRGQRRDSLVSEISDAVTLTVSAVSKPTVRVSPQRFVYTGDTITLSCKLQETPAWGVFWYKNDQDFQLHNTKNTKTFNVTVDTEGETMYQCRAHRRNTQFNTDHSDPVEIIVRERPKPMVSINPDKHVYNGDNVTLRCEIQDESVSRWQYSWYKDASLSPVSSEQMYRISGVELTHIGNYTCIGRESGGSRSSHLSDAVTLTVSERPKPVSSINPDKQVFSGDTVTLRCEIQDESVSRWQYSWYKDASLSPVSSVQMYSISGVEVTHTGKYTCKGRESGGSRSSHLSDAVTLTVSERPKAVLSVSPQNWLNDGDSVTLSCEVTDSSTDWTFSWYREVPYKDGVTAIKNTNGYIMYVELLSDSSRGSGGNYTLSPSALHHTGVYVCRGERGEPAFYTQYSNPQLLRITERLKPVASINPDKQVFSGDTVTLRCEIQDESVSRWQYSWYKDASLSPVSSVQMYTISSVEVTHIGNYTCIGQEYEGSRSSQLSDAVTLTVSVRPKPVASINPDKQVFSGDTVTLRCEIQDESVSRWQYSWYKDASLSPVSSVQMYTISSVEVTHTGKYTCKGRESGGSRSSHLSDAVTLTVSERPQAVLSVSPQNWLTEGDSVTLSCEVTDSSTDWTFSWYREVPYKDSNSYALYKLILLSDSSRGSGGSYTLSPSALNHSGVYLCRGERGEPAIYTHYSNTQPLWISGESPPVSVILTPRKTQRFTDDSLSLSCEDQSNSTGWAVRRYTDSKKVLDCSQWGSVSNSTCNISFLSPTDNGVYWCESESGENSNPVNITVHDSGSRSRHRHVGMAAIFGFLLIALLIPMIWLLSYKRDKEMQQKYKQTSKQNQSRSGAEDFQSGLAPLQADKASLEDITTSL, from the exons tgCTGATTTCAATTATACCAGTGGCCCAGGCACAAG GGAGTCCTAAAGCCGTGTTGACCATAATTCCTGATTCACAAGTAATAAATGGAGAGCGTGTTGTTCTCAAATGTGAAGTTCAGGGAATAAGAGGTGGTCAGTGGACATACAGCtggtataaatataataacagacTCTCAGAGGAAGAGGATGGTGACTACACATTCAGACAAATAATGGGGATAATAATAATCCGGTTTGTTAGTGAGTCTGACAGTGGTGACTACACCTGCAGAGGACAGAGACGTGACTCTCTGGTCTCGGAGatcagtgatgctgttacactgacgGTATCAG CAGTTTCCAAACCGACTGTGAGAGTGAGTCCTCAGCGCTTCGTCTACACAGGAGACACCATCACTCTGAGCTGTAAGCTGCAGGAGACACCTGCATGGGGGGTTTTCTGGTACAAAAATGACCAGGACTTTCAGCTtcacaatacaaaaaatacaaaaacatttaatgtgaCAGTCGATACTGAAGGAGAAACAATGTACCAGTGTCGAGCACACAGGAGaaacacacaattcaacacaGATCACAGTGATCCTGTCGAGATTATAGTGAGAG aAAGACCCAAACCTATGGTATCAATTAATCCTGATAAACATGTGTACAATGGAGACAATGTCACTCTGAGATGTGAGATACAGGATGAAAGTGTATCTAGGTGgcagtacagctggtataaagatGCTTCACTAAGTCCTGTCAGTAGTGAACAGATGTACAGAATCAGTGGTGTTGAACTGACCCATATCGGTAACTACACGTGTATaggaagagagagtggaggctcacgttcctcacacctcagtgatgctgttacactgactgtatcag AAAGACCCAAACCAGTGTCATCTATAAATCCTGATAAACAAGTAttcagtggagacactgtcactctgagatgtgagatacaggatgaaagtgtatctaggtggcagtacagctggtataaagatgcttcactcagtcctgtcagtagtgtacagatgtattcAATCAGTGGTgttgaagtgacacacacaggtaaatacacctgtaaaggaagagagagtggaggctcacgttcctcacacctcagtgatgctgttacactgactgtatcag AGAGACCAAAGGCAGTACTGAGTGTATCCCCACAGAACTGGTTAAATGATGGAGACTCAGTGACTCTAAGCTGTGAGGTTACAGACTCCTCTACAGACTGGACATTCAGCTGGTACAGAGAAGTTCCATACAAAGACGGTGtaactgcaataaaaaatactaatggCTATATCATGTATGTGGAGCTTCtctcagacagcagcagaggatcTGGAGGCAACTACACTCTCAgtccttctgctcttcatcacacaggagtttatgtgtgtagaggagagagaggagaaccagCCTTTTACACTCAGTACAGCAATCCACAGCTTCTAAGGATTACTG AAAGACTCAAACCAGTGGCATCTATAAATCCTGATAaacaggtgttcagtggagacactgtcactctgagatgtgagatacaggatgaaagtgtatctaggtggcagtacagctggtataaagatgcttcactcagtcctgtcagtagtgtacagatgtacacaATCAGTAGTGTTGAAGTGACCCATATAGGCAATTACACCTGTATAGGACAGGAGTATGAAGGCTCACGTTCCTCACAactcagtgatgctgttacactgactgtatcag tgagacccaaaccagttgcatctataaatcctgataaacaggtgttcagtggagacactgtcactctgagatgtgagatacaggatgaaagtgtatctaggtggcagtacagctggtataaagatgcttcactcagtcctgtcagtagtgtacagatgtacacaatcagtagtgttgaagtgacacacacaggtaaatacacctgtaaaggaagagagagtggaggctcacgttcctcacacctcagtgatgctgttacactgactgtatcag AGAGACCACAGGCAGTACTGAGTGTATCTCCACAGAACtggctgactgaaggagactcagTGACTCTAAGCTGTGAGGTTACAGACTCCTCTACAGACTGGACTTTCAGCTGGTACAGAGAAGTTCCCTACAAAGACAGTAACAGTTATGCCTTGTATAAATTGATACTCCtctcagacagcagcagaggatcTGGAGGCTCCTACACTCTCAGTCCTTCTGCTCTCAATCACTCAGGAGTTTATCtgtgtagaggagagagaggagaaccagccatttacacacattacagcAATACACAGCCTCTATGGATCTCTG gtgaatctcctccagtCTCAGTGATCCTCACTCCCAGAAAAACTCAAAGATTTACTGATGAttctctctcactgagctgtgaggaccagagtaACTCTACTGGATGGGCAGTGAGACGATACACAGACAGTAAGAAAGTCTTAGATTGTTCACAATGGGGATCAGTTTCGAATTCAACATGTAACATCAGCTTCCTCTCTCCAACTGACAatggagtttactggtgtgagtctgaatctggagaaaacagtaatcctgtcaacatcacagtGCATG acTCAGGTTCTAGATCCAGGCATAGGCATGTGGGAATGGCTGCAATTTTTGGATTTTTGCTCATCGCTTTACTGATACCAATGATTTGGCTCTTGTCCTACAAAAGAGACAAAG
- the LOC124387349 gene encoding B-cell receptor CD22-like isoform X6, whose protein sequence is MELSQLFAVLLLISIIPVAQAQGSPKAVLTIIPDSQVINGERVVLKCEVQGIRGGQWTYSWYKYNNRLSEEEDGDYTFRQIMGIIIIRFVSESDSGDYTCRGQRRDSLVSEISDAVTLTVSAVSKPTVRVSPQRFVYTGDTITLSCKLQETPAWGVFWYKNDQDFQLHNTKNTKTFNVTVDTEGETMYQCRAHRRNTQFNTDHSDPVEIIVRERPKPMVSINPDKHVYNGDNVTLRCEIQDESVSRWQYSWYKDASLSPVSSEQMYRISGVELTHIGNYTCIGRESGGSRSSHLSDAVTLTVSERPKAVLSVSPQNWLNDGDSVTLSCEVTDSSTDWTFSWYREVPYKDGVTAIKNTNGYIMYVELLSDSSRGSGGNYTLSPSALHHTGVYVCRGERGEPAFYTQYSNPQLLRITERLKPVASINPDKQVFSGDTVTLRCEIQDESVSRWQYSWYKDASLSPVSSVQMYTISSVEVTHIGNYTCIGQEYEGSRSSQLSDAVTLTVSVRPKPVASINPDKQVFSGDTVTLRCEIQDESVSRWQYSWYKDASLSPVSSVQMYTISSVEVTHTGKYTCKGRESGGSRSSHLSDAVTLTVSERPQAVLSVSPQNWLTEGDSVTLSCEVTDSSTDWTFSWYREVPYKDSNSYALYKLILLSDSSRGSGGSYTLSPSALNHSGVYLCRGERGEPAIYTHYSNTQPLWISGESPPVSVILTPRKTQRFTDDSLSLSCEDQSNSTGWAVRRYTDSKKVLDCSQWGSVSNSTCNISFLSPTDNGVYWCESESGENSNPVNITVHDSGSRSRHRHVGMAAIFGFLLIALLIPMIWLLSYKRDKEMQQKYKQTSKQNQSRSGAEDFQSGLAPLQAVTKAVNLHCSVEKEHKYAPVDQTDLNGTDKASLEDITTSL, encoded by the exons tgCTGATTTCAATTATACCAGTGGCCCAGGCACAAG GGAGTCCTAAAGCCGTGTTGACCATAATTCCTGATTCACAAGTAATAAATGGAGAGCGTGTTGTTCTCAAATGTGAAGTTCAGGGAATAAGAGGTGGTCAGTGGACATACAGCtggtataaatataataacagacTCTCAGAGGAAGAGGATGGTGACTACACATTCAGACAAATAATGGGGATAATAATAATCCGGTTTGTTAGTGAGTCTGACAGTGGTGACTACACCTGCAGAGGACAGAGACGTGACTCTCTGGTCTCGGAGatcagtgatgctgttacactgacgGTATCAG CAGTTTCCAAACCGACTGTGAGAGTGAGTCCTCAGCGCTTCGTCTACACAGGAGACACCATCACTCTGAGCTGTAAGCTGCAGGAGACACCTGCATGGGGGGTTTTCTGGTACAAAAATGACCAGGACTTTCAGCTtcacaatacaaaaaatacaaaaacatttaatgtgaCAGTCGATACTGAAGGAGAAACAATGTACCAGTGTCGAGCACACAGGAGaaacacacaattcaacacaGATCACAGTGATCCTGTCGAGATTATAGTGAGAG aAAGACCCAAACCTATGGTATCAATTAATCCTGATAAACATGTGTACAATGGAGACAATGTCACTCTGAGATGTGAGATACAGGATGAAAGTGTATCTAGGTGgcagtacagctggtataaagatGCTTCACTAAGTCCTGTCAGTAGTGAACAGATGTACAGAATCAGTGGTGTTGAACTGACCCATATCGGTAACTACACGTGTATaggaagagagagtggaggctcacgttcctcacacctcagtgatgctgttacactgactgtatcag AGAGACCAAAGGCAGTACTGAGTGTATCCCCACAGAACTGGTTAAATGATGGAGACTCAGTGACTCTAAGCTGTGAGGTTACAGACTCCTCTACAGACTGGACATTCAGCTGGTACAGAGAAGTTCCATACAAAGACGGTGtaactgcaataaaaaatactaatggCTATATCATGTATGTGGAGCTTCtctcagacagcagcagaggatcTGGAGGCAACTACACTCTCAgtccttctgctcttcatcacacaggagtttatgtgtgtagaggagagagaggagaaccagCCTTTTACACTCAGTACAGCAATCCACAGCTTCTAAGGATTACTG AAAGACTCAAACCAGTGGCATCTATAAATCCTGATAaacaggtgttcagtggagacactgtcactctgagatgtgagatacaggatgaaagtgtatctaggtggcagtacagctggtataaagatgcttcactcagtcctgtcagtagtgtacagatgtacacaATCAGTAGTGTTGAAGTGACCCATATAGGCAATTACACCTGTATAGGACAGGAGTATGAAGGCTCACGTTCCTCACAactcagtgatgctgttacactgactgtatcag tgagacccaaaccagttgcatctataaatcctgataaacaggtgttcagtggagacactgtcactctgagatgtgagatacaggatgaaagtgtatctaggtggcagtacagctggtataaagatgcttcactcagtcctgtcagtagtgtacagatgtacacaatcagtagtgttgaagtgacacacacaggtaaatacacctgtaaaggaagagagagtggaggctcacgttcctcacacctcagtgatgctgttacactgactgtatcag AGAGACCACAGGCAGTACTGAGTGTATCTCCACAGAACtggctgactgaaggagactcagTGACTCTAAGCTGTGAGGTTACAGACTCCTCTACAGACTGGACTTTCAGCTGGTACAGAGAAGTTCCCTACAAAGACAGTAACAGTTATGCCTTGTATAAATTGATACTCCtctcagacagcagcagaggatcTGGAGGCTCCTACACTCTCAGTCCTTCTGCTCTCAATCACTCAGGAGTTTATCtgtgtagaggagagagaggagaaccagccatttacacacattacagcAATACACAGCCTCTATGGATCTCTG gtgaatctcctccagtCTCAGTGATCCTCACTCCCAGAAAAACTCAAAGATTTACTGATGAttctctctcactgagctgtgaggaccagagtaACTCTACTGGATGGGCAGTGAGACGATACACAGACAGTAAGAAAGTCTTAGATTGTTCACAATGGGGATCAGTTTCGAATTCAACATGTAACATCAGCTTCCTCTCTCCAACTGACAatggagtttactggtgtgagtctgaatctggagaaaacagtaatcctgtcaacatcacagtGCATG acTCAGGTTCTAGATCCAGGCATAGGCATGTGGGAATGGCTGCAATTTTTGGATTTTTGCTCATCGCTTTACTGATACCAATGATTTGGCTCTTGTCCTACAAAAGAGACAAAG
- the LOC124387349 gene encoding Fc receptor-like protein 5 isoform X5 produces the protein MELSQLFAVLLLISIIPVAQAQGSPKAVLTIIPDSQVINGERVVLKCEVQGIRGGQWTYSWYKYNNRLSEEEDGDYTFRQIMGIIIIRFVSESDSGDYTCRGQRRDSLVSEISDAVTLTVSAVSKPTVRVSPQRFVYTGDTITLSCKLQETPAWGVFWYKNDQDFQLHNTKNTKTFNVTVDTEGETMYQCRAHRRNTQFNTDHSDPVEIIVRERPKPMVSINPDKHVYNGDNVTLRCEIQDESVSRWQYSWYKDASLSPVSSEQMYRISGVELTHIGNYTCIGRESGGSRSSHLSDAVTLTVSERPKPVSSINPDKQVFSGDTVTLRCEIQDESVSRWQYSWYKDASLSPVSSVQMYSISGVEVTHTGKYTCKGRESGGSRSSHLSDAVTLTVSERPKAVLSVSPQNWLNDGDSVTLSCEVTDSSTDWTFSWYREVPYKDGVTAIKNTNGYIMYVELLSDSSRGSGGNYTLSPSALHHTGVYVCRGERGEPAFYTQYSNPQLLRITERLKPVASINPDKQVFSGDTVTLRCEIQDESVSRWQYSWYKDASLSPVSSVQMYTISSVEVTHIGNYTCIGQEYEGSRSSQLSDAVTLTVSVRPKPVASINPDKQVFSGDTVTLRCEIQDESVSRWQYSWYKDASLSPVSSVQMYTISSVEVTHTGKYTCKGRESGGSRSSHLSDAVTLTVSERPQAVLSVSPQNWLTEGDSVTLSCEVTDSSTDWTFSWYREVPYKDSNSYALYKLILLSDSSRGSGGSYTLSPSALNHSGVYLCRGERGEPAIYTHYSNTQPLWISGESPPVSVILTPRKTQRFTDDSLSLSCEDQSNSTGWAVRRYTDIYWCESESGENSNPVNITVHDSGSRSRHRHVGMAAIFGFLLIALLIPMIWLLSYKRDKEMQQKYKQTSKQNQSRSGAEDFQSGLAPLQAVTKAVNLHCSVEKEHKYAPVDQTDLNGTDKASLEDITTSL, from the exons tgCTGATTTCAATTATACCAGTGGCCCAGGCACAAG GGAGTCCTAAAGCCGTGTTGACCATAATTCCTGATTCACAAGTAATAAATGGAGAGCGTGTTGTTCTCAAATGTGAAGTTCAGGGAATAAGAGGTGGTCAGTGGACATACAGCtggtataaatataataacagacTCTCAGAGGAAGAGGATGGTGACTACACATTCAGACAAATAATGGGGATAATAATAATCCGGTTTGTTAGTGAGTCTGACAGTGGTGACTACACCTGCAGAGGACAGAGACGTGACTCTCTGGTCTCGGAGatcagtgatgctgttacactgacgGTATCAG CAGTTTCCAAACCGACTGTGAGAGTGAGTCCTCAGCGCTTCGTCTACACAGGAGACACCATCACTCTGAGCTGTAAGCTGCAGGAGACACCTGCATGGGGGGTTTTCTGGTACAAAAATGACCAGGACTTTCAGCTtcacaatacaaaaaatacaaaaacatttaatgtgaCAGTCGATACTGAAGGAGAAACAATGTACCAGTGTCGAGCACACAGGAGaaacacacaattcaacacaGATCACAGTGATCCTGTCGAGATTATAGTGAGAG aAAGACCCAAACCTATGGTATCAATTAATCCTGATAAACATGTGTACAATGGAGACAATGTCACTCTGAGATGTGAGATACAGGATGAAAGTGTATCTAGGTGgcagtacagctggtataaagatGCTTCACTAAGTCCTGTCAGTAGTGAACAGATGTACAGAATCAGTGGTGTTGAACTGACCCATATCGGTAACTACACGTGTATaggaagagagagtggaggctcacgttcctcacacctcagtgatgctgttacactgactgtatcag AAAGACCCAAACCAGTGTCATCTATAAATCCTGATAAACAAGTAttcagtggagacactgtcactctgagatgtgagatacaggatgaaagtgtatctaggtggcagtacagctggtataaagatgcttcactcagtcctgtcagtagtgtacagatgtattcAATCAGTGGTgttgaagtgacacacacaggtaaatacacctgtaaaggaagagagagtggaggctcacgttcctcacacctcagtgatgctgttacactgactgtatcag AGAGACCAAAGGCAGTACTGAGTGTATCCCCACAGAACTGGTTAAATGATGGAGACTCAGTGACTCTAAGCTGTGAGGTTACAGACTCCTCTACAGACTGGACATTCAGCTGGTACAGAGAAGTTCCATACAAAGACGGTGtaactgcaataaaaaatactaatggCTATATCATGTATGTGGAGCTTCtctcagacagcagcagaggatcTGGAGGCAACTACACTCTCAgtccttctgctcttcatcacacaggagtttatgtgtgtagaggagagagaggagaaccagCCTTTTACACTCAGTACAGCAATCCACAGCTTCTAAGGATTACTG AAAGACTCAAACCAGTGGCATCTATAAATCCTGATAaacaggtgttcagtggagacactgtcactctgagatgtgagatacaggatgaaagtgtatctaggtggcagtacagctggtataaagatgcttcactcagtcctgtcagtagtgtacagatgtacacaATCAGTAGTGTTGAAGTGACCCATATAGGCAATTACACCTGTATAGGACAGGAGTATGAAGGCTCACGTTCCTCACAactcagtgatgctgttacactgactgtatcag tgagacccaaaccagttgcatctataaatcctgataaacaggtgttcagtggagacactgtcactctgagatgtgagatacaggatgaaagtgtatctaggtggcagtacagctggtataaagatgcttcactcagtcctgtcagtagtgtacagatgtacacaatcagtagtgttgaagtgacacacacaggtaaatacacctgtaaaggaagagagagtggaggctcacgttcctcacacctcagtgatgctgttacactgactgtatcag AGAGACCACAGGCAGTACTGAGTGTATCTCCACAGAACtggctgactgaaggagactcagTGACTCTAAGCTGTGAGGTTACAGACTCCTCTACAGACTGGACTTTCAGCTGGTACAGAGAAGTTCCCTACAAAGACAGTAACAGTTATGCCTTGTATAAATTGATACTCCtctcagacagcagcagaggatcTGGAGGCTCCTACACTCTCAGTCCTTCTGCTCTCAATCACTCAGGAGTTTATCtgtgtagaggagagagaggagaaccagccatttacacacattacagcAATACACAGCCTCTATGGATCTCTG gtgaatctcctccagtCTCAGTGATCCTCACTCCCAGAAAAACTCAAAGATTTACTGATGAttctctctcactgagctgtgaggaccagagtaACTCTACTGGATGGGCAGTGAGACGATACACAGACA tttactggtgtgagtctgaatctggagaaaacagtaatcctgtcaacatcacagtGCATG acTCAGGTTCTAGATCCAGGCATAGGCATGTGGGAATGGCTGCAATTTTTGGATTTTTGCTCATCGCTTTACTGATACCAATGATTTGGCTCTTGTCCTACAAAAGAGACAAAG